One part of the Candidatus Hydrogenedentota bacterium genome encodes these proteins:
- the ytxJ gene encoding bacillithiol system redox-active protein YtxJ has protein sequence MGRLFGLGAAATKEWEHVTELDSSEALASCLARSESGPVFIFKHSTRCPISSRAHSEVGRYIDGAGESGLPVYLNYVVESRPVSNEIERSLGVRHESPQLLLVRGGQVIWHTSHGGIRSEAMVEAAERLEKGE, from the coding sequence ATGGGCCGCCTGTTCGGACTTGGCGCGGCGGCAACGAAGGAGTGGGAACACGTGACGGAACTGGACAGCTCGGAAGCGTTGGCTTCCTGCCTGGCCCGTAGCGAATCGGGGCCGGTCTTTATATTTAAGCACAGCACCCGTTGCCCGATTTCGTCGCGGGCCCATTCCGAGGTTGGGCGCTATATCGACGGGGCGGGGGAATCGGGGTTACCGGTATACCTCAACTACGTGGTGGAGTCGCGCCCGGTGTCGAACGAGATCGAGCGGAGTCTGGGGGTGCGGCACGAGTCTCCCCAGTTGTTGCTGGTGCGTGGAGGGCAGGTGATCTGGCACACCTCTCACGGCGGGATACGTTCGGAGGCGATGGTCGAGGCGGCGGAGCGCCTTGAAAAGGGTGAATGA